A DNA window from Aquarana catesbeiana isolate 2022-GZ linkage group LG01, ASM4218655v1, whole genome shotgun sequence contains the following coding sequences:
- the LOC141112884 gene encoding olfactory receptor 5V1-like, with product MKLNQSRFTDFQILGLSDLPNVRSFLFFIVLVIYVVALAGNLTIILVSYLDKTLHTPMYFFLGNLSLLDICYTSTTMPKMLQVLLVEKKTISFIGCVIQLYIFFSCVGTECILLGVMSYDRFLAICRPLKYLVAMNSKLRNILAGASWFSGLLNSIIHTCFTFSLHFCSSNKINYYFCDIPPLLSLSCDDTFLNELLLQSVGVFIAWTPFLCIIVSYAYIIVTILKIKSNTGRLKAFSTCFSHLTVVILYYVSSIFNYVRPASTHALDKDRVISVLYSVVTPMLNPIIYTLKNQDVKKAIVKQLLYINTCK from the coding sequence ATGAAACTTAATCAGTCAAGATTTACAGACTTTCAAATACTTGGATTATCAGATTTACCCAATGTCAGATCATTCCTTTTTTTCATTGTACTTGTTATTTATGTTGTAGCTTTAGCAGGAAATCTTACCATCATATTGGTGTCTTATTTGGATAAGACACTCCATACTCCAATGTACTTCTTTTTAGGAAATCTCTCTTTGTTGGACATTTGTTATACATCAACAACCATGCCAAAAATGTTACAAGTTctgcttgtggaaaaaaaaacgatCTCATTCATTGGTTGTGTAATTCAGCTCTACATCTTCTTTTCATGTGTTGGAACAGAATGCATCCTTCTCGGAGTTATGTCTTATGATCGTTTTTTAGCCATATGTAGGCCTCTTAAATATTTGGTGGCCATGAATTCTAAACTTAGAAACATTTTAGCAGGTGCTTCATGGTTTAGTGGTCTCCTGAATTCTATAATTCATACTTGTTTTACTTTCAGTTTGCACTTTTGTAGTTCCAACAAAATTAATTACTATTTTTGTGATATACCCCCACTTCTTTCATTGTCTTGTGACGATACATTTCTGAATGAACTTTTGTTGCAATCTGTTGGTGTTTTCATAGCATGGACACCATTTCTGTGCATTATTGTGTCATATGCTTACATTATTGTGACCATTCTAAAAATCAAATCCAACACTGGTAGGTTAAAGGCCTTCTCTACTTGTTTTTCTCATCTCACAGtagttatattatattatgttagcTCTATTTTCAACTATGTAAGACCAGCTTCAACACATGCTTTAGATAAGGATAGAGTCATTTCAGTCCTGTATAGTGTCGTTACACCAATGTTGAACCCAATCATATACACTTTGAAAAACCAAGATGTCAAAAAAGCTATTGTCAAACAATTGTTGTACATAAACACATGTAAATAA